Proteins encoded within one genomic window of Minwuia thermotolerans:
- a CDS encoding pyruvate dehydrogenase complex dihydrolipoamide acetyltransferase: MPITITMPALSPTMEEGTLASWQVKAGDTVAAGDVLCEIETDKATMEVEAVDEGTIGKLLVEAGTEGVKVNAPIAVLLEEGEDESALEGYEPEGGAAPPPAETAQPEPEAPRPAKQPAASAADDARAPAPKPASGGGGRIFASPLAKRMAEQAGLDLAAIEGSGPKGRVVKRDIEAAVKAGTAKKAAPQAAATAAAAPAPTPLAVAGDYPPATDDYEEIKLNSMRKTIARRLTEAKQTIPHFYLTMDIELDRLLAMRKDLNGRSDAYRISVNDFIIRATALALHRHPEINAQFTGEAILQHRKVDVSVAVAIEGGLITPVIRDADRKGLVEIANQAKDLAGRARDGKLKPEEYQGGTCTVSNLGMFGIDQFVAVINPPQSTILAVGSGKQKPVVKDGALAVATVMTATLSCDHRVYGGAEGARFLETLKGFLEDPVTMLL, encoded by the coding sequence ATGCCGATCACCATCACCATGCCCGCGCTGTCGCCCACCATGGAGGAAGGCACGCTGGCCAGCTGGCAGGTCAAGGCTGGCGACACGGTCGCCGCCGGCGATGTGCTCTGCGAGATCGAGACCGACAAGGCGACCATGGAGGTCGAGGCCGTCGACGAGGGCACGATCGGGAAGCTGCTGGTCGAGGCGGGGACCGAGGGCGTGAAGGTCAACGCGCCCATCGCCGTCCTGCTGGAAGAGGGCGAGGACGAGAGCGCACTGGAGGGCTACGAACCCGAGGGCGGGGCCGCGCCCCCGCCAGCGGAAACGGCCCAACCTGAACCGGAAGCGCCGCGGCCGGCGAAACAGCCCGCCGCCTCGGCGGCCGACGACGCCCGCGCGCCTGCGCCGAAGCCGGCATCCGGCGGCGGAGGACGCATCTTCGCCAGCCCGCTGGCGAAGCGCATGGCCGAGCAGGCCGGCCTCGATCTCGCCGCCATCGAGGGCTCCGGTCCGAAGGGCCGCGTCGTCAAGCGCGACATCGAAGCCGCCGTGAAGGCGGGGACGGCGAAGAAGGCGGCTCCACAGGCCGCTGCCACCGCCGCGGCAGCGCCGGCGCCGACGCCGCTTGCCGTGGCCGGCGACTATCCGCCGGCGACGGACGACTACGAGGAGATCAAACTCAATTCGATGCGGAAGACGATCGCGCGCCGCCTCACCGAGGCCAAGCAGACGATCCCGCATTTCTATCTCACGATGGACATCGAACTCGACCGTCTGCTGGCCATGCGGAAGGATCTCAACGGCCGCTCCGACGCCTACAGGATCTCGGTCAACGACTTCATCATCCGGGCTACGGCGCTCGCGCTGCACCGCCACCCGGAGATCAACGCCCAGTTCACCGGCGAGGCAATCCTGCAGCATCGCAAGGTCGACGTCTCGGTCGCCGTGGCGATCGAGGGCGGACTGATCACGCCGGTGATCCGCGATGCCGACCGCAAGGGCCTGGTGGAGATCGCGAACCAGGCCAAGGACCTGGCCGGCCGCGCCCGCGACGGCAAGCTGAAGCCGGAGGAGTACCAGGGCGGCACCTGTACGGTTTCCAACCTGGGCATGTTCGGCATCGACCAGTTCGTCGCCGTCATCAATCCGCCGCAGTCGACCATCCTGGCGGTGGGTTCGGGCAAGCAGAAGCCGGTGGTCAAGGATGGCGCGCTGGCCGTCGCCACCGTCATGACCGCGACGCTGTCATGCGATCACCGCGTCTATGGCGGGGCCGAGGGCGCGCGCTTCCTGGAGACCCTGAAGGGCTTCCTGGAAGACCCGGTCACCATGCTGCTCTGA
- a CDS encoding pyruvate dehydrogenase complex E1 component subunit beta, protein MPITITMPALSPTMEEGTLAKWLVKEGDDVAPGDVLCEIETDKATMEVEAVDEGAIGRLLVEEGTEGVKVNAPIAVLLGEGEDKSDLEGYEPKGGPSPDREGDAHVDEAPATPPPKAEAQPRSAQPVAVDDEEEPEIPAGTEMVEQTVREALRDAMAEEMERDETVFLMGEEVAEYQGAYKVSQGLLDRFGPKRVIDTPITEHGFAGVGVGAAFGGLRPIVEFMTFNFAMQAIDQIINSAAKTLYMSGGQMGCPIVFRGPNGAAARVGAQHSQDYGAWYAQIPGLKVVAPWSAADAKGLMKAAIRDPNPVIFLENEILYGRTGEVPKDDGFVLPIGKAKVVRKGADVTLVGYAIMIEKALKAAEILAEQGIDAEIIDLRSLRPMDTATVIRSVKKTNRLVTLEEGFPTCGIGAELSARVMEEAFDWLDAPVKRVTGEDVPMPYAANLEKLALPQPETIVEAARAVCYAD, encoded by the coding sequence ATGCCGATCACAATTACGATGCCCGCCCTTTCGCCGACCATGGAGGAGGGCACGCTGGCCAAGTGGCTGGTCAAGGAGGGTGACGACGTCGCCCCCGGCGACGTGCTGTGCGAAATCGAGACCGACAAGGCGACCATGGAGGTCGAGGCGGTCGACGAGGGCGCCATCGGCCGCCTGCTGGTCGAGGAAGGCACGGAGGGCGTGAAGGTCAATGCGCCCATTGCCGTGCTGCTGGGCGAGGGCGAGGACAAGTCCGATCTGGAGGGCTACGAGCCCAAGGGCGGGCCGTCGCCGGACCGTGAAGGCGACGCCCATGTCGACGAGGCGCCAGCCACGCCGCCGCCGAAAGCGGAGGCGCAGCCGCGCTCCGCGCAGCCGGTTGCGGTCGACGACGAGGAGGAGCCCGAGATCCCGGCAGGGACCGAAATGGTCGAGCAGACCGTCCGCGAGGCGCTGCGCGACGCCATGGCCGAGGAAATGGAGCGCGACGAGACCGTCTTCCTGATGGGCGAGGAGGTGGCCGAGTATCAGGGCGCCTACAAGGTGTCTCAGGGCCTGCTCGACCGCTTCGGGCCGAAGCGGGTGATCGACACGCCGATCACCGAGCACGGCTTCGCCGGCGTCGGCGTTGGCGCGGCGTTCGGCGGGCTGAGGCCCATCGTCGAGTTCATGACCTTCAACTTCGCCATGCAGGCGATCGATCAGATCATCAATTCGGCGGCCAAGACCCTCTACATGTCCGGCGGCCAGATGGGCTGCCCCATCGTTTTCCGCGGCCCCAACGGCGCGGCCGCCCGTGTCGGCGCGCAGCACAGCCAGGACTATGGCGCCTGGTACGCGCAGATTCCGGGGTTGAAGGTGGTGGCGCCCTGGTCGGCGGCCGATGCCAAGGGCCTGATGAAGGCGGCGATCCGGGATCCGAACCCGGTGATCTTCCTCGAGAACGAAATTCTCTACGGCCGCACCGGCGAGGTGCCGAAGGACGACGGCTTCGTCCTGCCCATCGGCAAGGCCAAGGTGGTCCGCAAGGGCGCGGACGTGACCCTGGTCGGCTACGCCATCATGATCGAGAAGGCGCTGAAAGCGGCCGAGATTCTGGCGGAACAGGGGATCGACGCGGAGATCATCGACCTGCGCTCGCTCCGTCCCATGGATACCGCGACCGTGATCCGGTCGGTGAAGAAGACCAACCGCCTGGTGACGCTGGAGGAAGGCTTCCCGACCTGCGGCATCGGGGCGGAGCTTTCGGCCCGGGTGATGGAGGAGGCTTTCGACTGGCTCGACGCGCCGGTGAAGCGCGTCACCGGCGAGGACGTACCCATGCCCTACGCGGCGAATCTCGAGAAGCTGGCTCTGCCGCAACCCGAGACCATCGTCGAGGCGGCCCGGGCCGTCTGCTACGCCGACTGA
- the pdhA gene encoding pyruvate dehydrogenase (acetyl-transferring) E1 component subunit alpha, whose translation MAKSTSSRSSRAPRARSRAGAAKAEAAPPETSKDELMSFYREMLLIRRFEEKAGQMYGMGLIGGFCHLYIGQEAVVVGIQAALTPDDKVITSYRDHGHMLACGMEAGGVMAELTGRAGGYSRGKGGSMHMFSREKNFYGGHGIVGAQVPLGTGLAMAEKYKGTGALSVTYFGDGSANQGQVYEAFNMAALWKLPVIYVIENNQYAMGTSVARSSAQVELAKRGESFGIPGRQVDGMDVLAVKAAAEEAVKYVREGNGPIILEMKTYRYRGHSMSDPAKYRSKEEVAKMRQEKDPIERVRARLLEDFDAGEDELKTIDREVKGIVSDAAEFAQQSPEPDPSELYTDILREA comes from the coding sequence ATGGCCAAGTCCACCAGCAGCCGTTCCAGCCGGGCGCCCCGCGCGCGCAGCCGCGCCGGCGCCGCCAAGGCGGAGGCCGCGCCGCCGGAGACGAGCAAGGACGAACTGATGTCCTTCTACCGCGAAATGCTGCTGATCCGGCGCTTCGAGGAGAAGGCGGGCCAGATGTACGGCATGGGCCTGATCGGCGGTTTCTGTCACCTCTACATCGGTCAGGAGGCGGTCGTCGTCGGCATCCAGGCAGCGCTGACACCGGACGACAAGGTAATCACGTCCTATCGCGATCACGGCCACATGCTGGCCTGCGGCATGGAGGCGGGCGGCGTCATGGCCGAACTTACCGGCCGCGCCGGCGGCTACTCCAGGGGCAAGGGCGGCTCCATGCACATGTTCAGCCGGGAGAAGAACTTCTACGGCGGACACGGAATCGTCGGCGCCCAGGTGCCGCTCGGGACGGGTCTCGCGATGGCCGAGAAGTACAAGGGAACGGGCGCGCTGAGCGTGACCTATTTCGGCGACGGCTCCGCCAACCAGGGTCAGGTCTACGAGGCCTTCAACATGGCGGCGCTGTGGAAGCTGCCGGTGATCTACGTGATCGAGAACAATCAGTACGCCATGGGCACCTCGGTGGCCCGGTCCTCGGCGCAGGTCGAACTCGCCAAACGCGGCGAGAGCTTCGGCATCCCGGGGCGGCAGGTGGACGGCATGGACGTCCTGGCCGTCAAGGCCGCCGCCGAGGAGGCGGTCAAATACGTGCGCGAGGGCAACGGGCCGATCATCCTGGAGATGAAGACCTATCGTTACCGTGGCCATTCCATGTCGGATCCGGCCAAGTACCGCTCCAAGGAGGAAGTGGCCAAGATGCGCCAGGAGAAGGATCCGATCGAGCGGGTCCGCGCCCGGCTGCTGGAGGACTTCGACGCCGGCGAGGACGAGTTGAAGACGATCGACCGCGAGGTGAAGGGGATCGTCTCCGACGCGGCCGAGTTCGCCCAGCAGAGCCCGGAGCCGGATCCCTCCGAACTCTATACCGACATCCTGCGCGAGGCCTGA
- a CDS encoding FtsB family cell division protein — translation MTLSTAGSRHLLKFAPPLIGAALVFYFGFHAAYGERGLVALRKLEAEAGHQQERLEDLQARQERLRRRVELIRGPEIDGDILEEQARRILGWSRPDEVVILHPGPSASGR, via the coding sequence ATGACCCTTTCGACCGCCGGATCGAGACACCTGCTGAAGTTCGCGCCCCCGCTCATCGGCGCGGCCCTGGTGTTCTATTTCGGATTCCACGCCGCCTATGGCGAGCGGGGCCTGGTCGCGCTCAGGAAACTGGAGGCAGAGGCCGGGCACCAGCAGGAAAGACTTGAGGACCTGCAGGCGCGCCAAGAGCGGCTCCGGCGCCGGGTCGAACTGATCCGCGGCCCCGAGATCGACGGCGACATCCTGGAGGAACAGGCGCGGCGCATCCTCGGATGGAGCCGTCCCGACGAGGTCGTCATCCTGCACCCCGGGCCTTCCGCGTCAGGGCGGTAA
- a CDS encoding TRAP transporter substrate-binding protein, translating into MNLIKTLGAVALAASVTLAMSASEADAKKVRWKLHSAFGTNVAVLGPVGPRITGWVDKASAGDFDIKVFEPGALAGGYAYYDPISQGAFEAAYGTPGANQGKNSVFAFLSTWPFGPGALEFNAWLQYGGGIELGKEFYGRDNIEYFYCGMIPPETSGWFRNKITSLDELKGLKMRFFGIGAKVMQKFGVATQQLAGGDIYPALELGTIDATEFSMPAIDRTLGFYQIAKYNYFPGWHQQSTTNEFLVNRDKWNELDDQKKAIFEMACTANIGVELAEGEALQSAAMIANEKDGVENVDWSPEILDQLRGAWGEVLKEELAANPDVKRLWDSYTAFHEEYKIWGERGYLR; encoded by the coding sequence ATGAATCTCATCAAGACGTTGGGCGCGGTAGCGCTTGCGGCGAGCGTAACGCTCGCCATGTCGGCATCGGAAGCCGACGCGAAGAAGGTCCGCTGGAAGCTGCATTCCGCCTTCGGCACGAACGTGGCGGTTCTGGGGCCGGTCGGGCCGCGGATCACCGGCTGGGTGGACAAGGCTTCCGCCGGCGATTTCGACATCAAGGTGTTCGAGCCCGGCGCGCTGGCCGGCGGTTACGCCTACTACGACCCGATCAGCCAGGGCGCGTTCGAGGCGGCCTACGGCACACCGGGCGCCAATCAGGGCAAGAACTCGGTCTTCGCCTTCCTGTCGACCTGGCCGTTCGGCCCGGGCGCGCTGGAGTTCAACGCCTGGCTGCAGTACGGCGGCGGCATCGAGCTCGGCAAGGAGTTCTACGGGCGCGACAACATCGAATACTTCTACTGCGGCATGATCCCGCCGGAGACCTCCGGCTGGTTCCGCAACAAGATCACCAGCCTCGACGAGCTGAAGGGCCTGAAGATGCGCTTCTTCGGCATCGGCGCGAAGGTGATGCAGAAGTTCGGCGTGGCCACCCAGCAGCTCGCCGGCGGCGATATCTATCCGGCGCTGGAACTCGGCACCATCGACGCCACCGAGTTCTCTATGCCGGCCATCGACCGCACGCTCGGCTTCTACCAGATCGCCAAGTACAACTACTTTCCCGGCTGGCATCAGCAGTCCACCACCAACGAGTTCCTGGTGAACCGCGACAAGTGGAACGAGCTGGATGACCAGAAGAAGGCGATCTTCGAGATGGCCTGCACGGCCAATATCGGCGTGGAACTGGCCGAGGGCGAAGCCCTTCAGTCCGCGGCGATGATCGCCAACGAGAAGGACGGCGTGGAGAATGTCGACTGGTCGCCGGAGATCCTCGACCAGCTCCGCGGCGCCTGGGGGGAGGTGCTCAAGGAAGAGCTTGCGGCCAATCCGGACGTCAAGCGCCTGTGGGACAGCTACACCGCCTTCCACGAGGAGTACAAGATCTGGGGTGAGCGCGGCTACCTGAGGTAG
- a CDS encoding TRAP transporter small permease subunit: MLKLADAADRFSRSIGKGVSWLILPLIMIIMFDVITRKIDFIKDWSAEITIHYGYSVSFILQDLQWHIHGVLLMLSFGFAYLMNAHVRVDIFREMGSRRTQCWIEFIGLVLFAMPFLCFMLAKSIDMVALSYHQGEGSESMVGIPWRYVIKSAMPIGFFVMLIAAFAMTIRVAAYLWGSPDARVRAEQDIPFFTDIDVLPKVSLDDGPEILSVEGER, translated from the coding sequence ATGCTCAAACTCGCCGACGCGGCCGACCGTTTCTCCCGCTCCATCGGGAAGGGCGTGAGCTGGCTGATCCTGCCGCTGATCATGATCATCATGTTCGATGTGATCACGCGGAAGATCGACTTCATCAAGGACTGGTCCGCCGAGATAACGATCCACTACGGCTATTCCGTCTCCTTCATCCTGCAGGATCTGCAGTGGCACATCCACGGCGTGCTGCTGATGCTGAGCTTCGGCTTCGCCTATCTGATGAACGCCCATGTCCGCGTCGACATCTTCCGGGAAATGGGCTCCCGGCGAACCCAGTGCTGGATCGAGTTCATCGGCCTGGTCCTGTTCGCCATGCCGTTCCTGTGCTTCATGCTGGCCAAGTCCATCGACATGGTGGCCCTTTCCTACCATCAGGGTGAGGGGTCGGAATCGATGGTCGGGATTCCCTGGCGCTACGTCATCAAGTCGGCGATGCCGATCGGCTTCTTCGTCATGCTGATCGCCGCCTTCGCCATGACCATCCGCGTCGCGGCCTATCTCTGGGGGTCGCCGGACGCGCGGGTCCGCGCCGAACAGGACATCCCCTTCTTCACCGATATCGACGTGCTGCCGAAGGTCTCCCTGGACGACGGGCCGGAAATCCTTTCGGTCGAGGGAGAGCGCTGA
- a CDS encoding TRAP transporter large permease, whose amino-acid sequence MEFFEWLIDDHLYDYIGGYMFLALALALFTGLPVAFALGGISLIFGLLGIAIGVLDYAIFYQVINRIWGGDGASGAVQNPILVAIPCFVFMGTMLERSRVAADLLHILQIMLRRVPGGLALSITVMGTIMAATTGIIGASVVMMTLLALPTMLRRGYQHSLATGTIAASATLGILIPPSIMLVLMANLLAVSVGNLFIGAVLPGLVLSGLYFIYIMTRATINPSVAPPLPEDMIQVDPTNFRNVAVYFSVTAAIVIAVYILSQLGIDWVNWSLIGFLAIFTYSMMMGRKEGNTIFGGILKGFVPPIFLIIMVLGSIFAGWATPTEAAGIGAFGSMILAAFNRTLTKEVVREVCHRTGLTTAMIFFIFVGATAFSTVFRNVYGEDLIIELIEVLDLGAWPLLFLLMFSVFLMGFFFDFLEITLIILPVFAPVIQAFAPEFASHLGVEGLPFQQIQEQVIYWFAILVAVNLQTSFLTPPFGFALFYMKGVAPPEVKMQSIYRGIIPFVTLQVIGLGVVILFPQVTLWLPRLMLQ is encoded by the coding sequence ATGGAATTCTTCGAATGGCTGATTGACGATCACCTCTACGACTACATCGGCGGCTACATGTTCCTGGCGCTGGCCCTGGCCCTGTTCACGGGCCTGCCGGTCGCCTTCGCGCTCGGCGGCATCTCGCTGATCTTCGGCCTGCTGGGCATTGCCATCGGCGTCCTCGACTACGCCATCTTCTACCAGGTCATCAATCGCATCTGGGGCGGCGACGGCGCCTCGGGCGCGGTGCAGAACCCGATCCTGGTGGCCATCCCCTGTTTCGTGTTCATGGGCACCATGCTGGAGCGCAGCCGCGTCGCCGCCGACCTGCTGCACATCCTGCAGATCATGCTGCGCCGCGTGCCCGGCGGCCTCGCTCTCTCGATTACCGTCATGGGCACCATCATGGCCGCGACCACCGGCATCATCGGCGCCTCGGTCGTGATGATGACCCTGCTGGCGCTGCCGACCATGCTGCGGCGCGGCTACCAGCATTCGCTGGCCACCGGCACCATCGCCGCCAGCGCGACGCTGGGCATCCTGATCCCGCCCTCGATCATGCTGGTGCTGATGGCCAACCTGCTGGCGGTCTCAGTCGGCAACCTGTTCATCGGCGCGGTGCTGCCGGGTCTGGTGCTGTCCGGCCTCTACTTCATCTACATCATGACCCGGGCGACGATTAACCCGAGCGTCGCCCCGCCGCTGCCCGAAGACATGATCCAGGTCGATCCGACGAACTTCCGGAACGTCGCCGTCTATTTCTCGGTCACCGCGGCCATCGTGATCGCCGTCTACATCCTCTCGCAACTGGGCATCGACTGGGTGAACTGGTCGCTGATCGGTTTCCTCGCCATCTTCACCTATTCGATGATGATGGGGCGCAAGGAGGGCAACACCATCTTCGGCGGCATCCTGAAGGGCTTCGTGCCGCCGATCTTCCTGATCATCATGGTGCTGGGGTCGATCTTCGCCGGCTGGGCCACGCCGACCGAGGCCGCGGGCATCGGCGCCTTCGGCTCGATGATACTGGCCGCCTTCAACCGCACGCTGACCAAGGAGGTCGTGCGGGAAGTCTGCCACCGTACGGGGCTGACCACGGCGATGATCTTCTTCATCTTCGTCGGGGCGACGGCGTTCTCGACCGTCTTCCGCAACGTCTATGGCGAGGATCTGATCATCGAACTGATCGAAGTCCTCGACCTGGGCGCATGGCCGCTGCTTTTCCTGCTGATGTTCTCGGTCTTCCTGATGGGGTTCTTCTTCGACTTCCTGGAGATCACCCTGATCATCCTGCCGGTCTTCGCCCCCGTCATCCAGGCCTTCGCACCCGAGTTCGCAAGCCATCTGGGCGTCGAGGGTCTGCCCTTCCAGCAGATCCAGGAACAGGTGATCTACTGGTTCGCGATCCTCGTGGCGGTGAATCTGCAGACATCGTTCCTGACACCACCATTCGGCTTCGCGCTGTTCTACATGAAGGGCGTGGCGCCGCCGGAAGTGAAGATGCAATCGATCTACCGGGGCATCATCCCGTTCGTGACGCTGCAGGTGATCGGTCTCGGCGTCGTCATCCTGTTCCCGCAGGTCACACTCTGGCTGCCCAGACTGATGCTGCAATAG
- a CDS encoding VOC family protein, which produces MKLYGIRIFVDDFDKAHEFYSDLLALPTNWRADGMRAAGYGLENAELIVEEAKAADKGLVGRFVGISMTIDTIEAAYETLSGRGVRFEGPPEKQEWGGTLAHFRDPAGNVLTLLEQGGDARDR; this is translated from the coding sequence ATGAAACTCTATGGCATACGCATCTTCGTCGACGATTTCGACAAGGCGCACGAATTCTATTCCGACCTGCTGGCCCTGCCGACCAACTGGCGGGCCGACGGGATGCGGGCCGCCGGCTACGGCCTGGAGAATGCGGAACTGATCGTCGAGGAGGCGAAGGCGGCCGACAAGGGCCTGGTCGGCCGGTTCGTCGGTATCTCAATGACCATCGACACCATCGAGGCCGCCTACGAGACCCTCAGCGGCCGGGGCGTGCGCTTCGAGGGCCCGCCGGAAAAGCAGGAATGGGGCGGCACGCTGGCGCATTTCCGCGATCCGGCCGGCAATGTCCTGACCCTGCTGGAACAGGGCGGGGACGCCCGTGACCGGTGA
- a CDS encoding thiol-disulfide oxidoreductase DCC family protein — protein MTGDGGDLPEHLLIMDGDCALCSGAARWIARHDRRGEFRIATADSPLGRRLLAGQGLDPDDPESWLYIERGQVRTSLDAVIAAGARLGGAGRLLGAFRVLPRPAQNWLYRRIARNRYALFGRAELCALPDPELRKRLVQ, from the coding sequence GTGACCGGTGACGGCGGCGACCTGCCCGAGCACCTGCTGATCATGGACGGCGATTGCGCGCTGTGCTCCGGCGCCGCACGCTGGATCGCCCGCCACGACAGACGCGGCGAGTTCCGTATCGCCACGGCGGACAGTCCGCTGGGGCGTCGGCTTCTGGCCGGACAGGGCCTCGACCCGGACGACCCCGAAAGCTGGCTCTACATCGAACGGGGACAGGTCCGGACCTCCCTGGACGCCGTGATCGCCGCCGGCGCGCGGCTGGGCGGCGCCGGACGCCTGCTCGGCGCCTTCAGGGTCCTCCCCCGCCCGGCGCAGAACTGGCTCTACCGCCGCATCGCGCGCAACCGCTATGCTCTCTTCGGCCGGGCCGAACTCTGCGCCCTGCCGGACCCGGAACTGCGGAAGCGGCTTGTTCAGTGA
- a CDS encoding SDR family oxidoreductase — protein sequence MKVFVIGGAGVFGSRVATLLCRDGHQVVLGGRRRAPLQELAHRLGCEFTILDRSDDLTPITSTGVEIVVDAVGPFHAYGEEQYRIPQYCAEHGLSYMDLADDADFVAGVARLDGAFRRADRFALSGASSVPGLSAAAVRDIASNMDRIDVIETAILPGNRAPRGYSVIASILSQVGGPIDLWRGNRWVRSRAWSEPRNYRLPNGQRRHARLLRVPDTALFPDRFGARSVLFRAGMELGVLNGGVTVVALLRRLTGVAPPPWMSRAAHLIASASHQMGTDEGGMEVSVVGTRDGDMVRDRWSLFASKGDGPFIPAITVRALLRRYETIPPGARPCLGDLMLSDAVAAMSDLSVTQRTTHEMQPTLFREALGERWRDLPICVRRLHSVQDIESFTGRAEVIRGNSLIARFAAFFFRFPKPGRDVALTITKTRTSRGEIWERNFDGRIFRSYLKPSRRHHYRERFWVFDYEQELPVVDGRMSLPVRRGWLIRVPLPRFLLPRSDSVEYEEDGLFRFDVGLYAPLGGGLIVRYRGSVAPSGDPTPGQAAFAVEGVDVGDHADQGPTAGPTSAPCRTRNCSGD from the coding sequence GTGAAAGTCTTCGTCATTGGCGGTGCAGGCGTGTTCGGCAGCCGGGTCGCGACCCTGCTTTGTCGTGATGGCCACCAGGTGGTTCTGGGCGGCAGGCGGCGGGCCCCCCTTCAAGAGCTGGCTCATCGTCTTGGGTGCGAATTCACCATTCTCGACCGATCGGATGACCTCACTCCGATCACATCCACTGGCGTCGAGATCGTCGTCGACGCGGTCGGACCCTTCCATGCCTATGGCGAGGAACAATACCGGATTCCCCAGTACTGCGCCGAACATGGCCTGAGCTACATGGACCTCGCAGACGATGCGGACTTCGTCGCCGGCGTCGCCCGTCTTGATGGCGCTTTCCGCCGGGCCGACAGATTTGCGCTCTCGGGTGCATCAAGCGTTCCCGGCCTGTCCGCTGCGGCAGTGCGCGACATCGCCAGCAATATGGATCGCATCGATGTCATCGAGACGGCGATCCTGCCCGGAAACCGCGCGCCACGGGGATACTCGGTCATTGCCAGCATACTCTCCCAGGTCGGCGGCCCGATAGACCTCTGGCGTGGCAACCGCTGGGTCCGGTCCCGCGCCTGGAGCGAACCGCGCAACTATCGCCTCCCGAACGGGCAAAGGCGTCACGCCCGCCTTCTCCGCGTGCCCGACACCGCACTGTTTCCGGACCGATTCGGGGCAAGGTCTGTTCTCTTCCGAGCAGGCATGGAGCTTGGCGTGCTGAACGGCGGCGTTACGGTCGTTGCCTTGCTCAGGCGCCTCACCGGCGTCGCGCCACCACCCTGGATGAGCCGAGCGGCTCACCTCATCGCATCGGCCTCTCACCAGATGGGAACGGACGAGGGCGGTATGGAGGTGAGTGTCGTCGGCACACGCGACGGCGACATGGTACGGGATCGATGGTCGCTGTTCGCATCGAAAGGCGACGGTCCGTTCATTCCGGCCATAACCGTACGGGCTCTGCTGAGGCGCTACGAAACCATTCCGCCGGGCGCGCGGCCCTGCCTTGGGGATTTGATGCTGAGCGACGCTGTTGCCGCCATGTCTGACCTCTCGGTCACGCAGCGGACAACGCATGAAATGCAGCCAACTCTGTTCAGGGAAGCGCTCGGCGAACGATGGCGCGACCTTCCGATATGCGTGCGGCGGCTCCATTCAGTTCAGGACATCGAGAGTTTCACCGGACGCGCCGAAGTGATCAGAGGCAACAGTCTGATTGCTCGCTTTGCCGCATTCTTTTTTCGCTTTCCGAAGCCGGGCCGCGATGTTGCCTTGACCATCACCAAGACACGCACGAGCCGTGGCGAGATATGGGAGAGGAACTTCGATGGCCGGATTTTTCGATCCTATCTCAAGCCCTCGCGGCGCCACCACTACCGCGAACGTTTCTGGGTTTTCGACTACGAACAGGAGCTCCCAGTTGTCGACGGGCGGATGAGCCTGCCGGTACGCCGTGGCTGGCTCATAAGGGTCCCCTTGCCCCGCTTCCTCCTGCCGCGAAGCGATAGCGTCGAATATGAAGAAGACGGCCTGTTCCGGTTCGATGTCGGTCTCTACGCACCGTTGGGTGGCGGGCTTATCGTACGCTACCGGGGATCGGTCGCGCCAAGTGGCGACCCAACGCCCGGCCAGGCGGCGTTCGCGGTTGAAGGTGTAGATGTCGGTGACCACGCCGATCAGGGGCCAACGGCCGGGCCGACCTCTGCGCCCTGCCGGACCCGGAACTGCAGCGGCGATTGA